A stretch of Lagopus muta isolate bLagMut1 chromosome 9, bLagMut1 primary, whole genome shotgun sequence DNA encodes these proteins:
- the PAX3 gene encoding paired box protein Pax-3 isoform X7, producing the protein MTTLAGAVPRMMRPGAGQSYPRGGFPLEVSTPLGQGRVNQLGGVFINGRPLPNHIRHKIVEMAHHGIRPCVISRQLRVSHGCVSKILCRYQETGSIRPGAIGGSKPKQVTTPDVEKKIEEYKRENAGMFSWEIRDRLLKDGVCDRNTVPSVSSISRILRSKFGKGEEEEAELERKEAEEGDKKAKHSIDGILSERGVPPPLVALSTAYCSFTW; encoded by the exons ATGACCACGCTGGCCGGGGCCGTGCCCAGGATGATGCGTCCCGGAGCCGGGCAGAGCTACCCGCGCGGCGGCTTCCCGTTGGAAG TCTCTACACCTCTCGGCCAGGGCAGAGTCAATCAGCTCGGAGGAGTGTTCATCAACGGACGGCCGCTGCCCAACCATATCCGCCACAAGATCGTGGAGATGGCGCACCACGGCATCCGGCCCTGTGTCATCTCCCGGCAGCTGCGCGTGTCCCACGGCTGCGTCTCCAAGATCCTCTGCCGATACCAGGAGACGGGCTCCATCCGCCCGGGGGCCATCGGCGGCAGCAAACCCAAG CAGGTGACGACGCCGGACGTGGAGAAAAAAATCGAGGAGTACAAACGGGAGAACGCGGGGATGTTCAGCTGGGAGATCCGCGACAGGCTGCTCAAGGACGGCGTCTGCGACCGCAACACTGTGCCCTCAG TGAGCTCCATCAGCCGCATCCTGCGGAGCAAGTTTGGGAAaggcgaggaggaggaggccgAGCTGGAGAGGAAGGAGGCGGAAGAAGGAGACAAGAAGGCGAAGCACAGCATCGACGGCATCCTCAGCGAGAGAG
- the LOC125697879 gene encoding RING finger protein 223 has protein sequence MAEPAQKGGGGRGGRQEDGAAAAPSYEDYECKICYNYFDLERRAPKLLECLHTFCQECLSQLHLRAAQQPPAASEPGAGPGRAAVGSLACPLCRHRTALPDHRVHGLPVNTKLAAACPPQLRARDPLPQDRLPPLPPRRPPRAREAAAALAPTPAPPARAGPRSSGGGYESCQSCKRAALSAGCVCVVVSFLSMVVLLFTGLIFVNQYGGDAGPGASPSPVGPICLSVASVLALFSVVVTWLICWLKYRPEAAAANAPARGRAAARRTDT, from the coding sequence ATGGCCGAGCCGGCGCAGAAGGGCGGCGGAGGGCGCGGCGGGCGGCAGGAGGACGGGGCGGCGGCCGCCCCCAGCTACGAAGACTACGAGTGCAAGATCTGCTACAACTACTTCGACCTGGAGCGGCGGGCgcccaagctgctggagtgcCTGCACACCTTCTGCCAGGAGTGCCTGAGCCAGCTGCACCTGCGCGCCGCGCAGCAGCCCCCCGCCGCCTCCGAgccgggcgcggggccgggacGGGCGGCCGTCGGCTCTCTCGCCTGCCCGCTGTGCCGCCACCGCACGGCGCTGCCCGACCACCGCGTCCACGGCCTGCCGGTCAACACCAAGCTGGCCGCCGCCTGCCCGCCGCAGCTGCGCGCCCGCGACCCGCTGCCCCAGGACCGCCTCCCGCCGCTGCCGCctcgccgcccgccccgcgcccgggAGGCGGCGGCCGCCCTCGCGCCGacccccgcgccccccgcccgcgCCGGGCCGCGCTCCTCGGGCGGCGGCTACgagagctgccagagctgcaaGCGGGCGGCGCTGAGCGCGGGCTGCGTGTGCGTCGTCGTCTCCTTCCTCTCCATGGTGGTGCTGCTCTTCACCGGCCTCATCTTCGTCAACCAGTACGGCGGGGACGCGGGGCCCGGCGCCTCGCCGTCGCCCGTGGGGCCCATCTGCCTCTCGGTGGCCAGCGTGCTCGCCCTCTTCTCCGTCGTCGTCACGTGGCTCATCTGCTGGCTCAAGTACCGGCCCGAGGCCGCCGCCGCCAACGCCCCCGCGCGGGGCCGTGCCGCGGCCCGCAGGACCGACACGTAG
- the PAX3 gene encoding paired box protein Pax-3 isoform X6 produces the protein MTTLAGAVPRMMRPGAGQSYPRGGFPLEVSTPLGQGRVNQLGGVFINGRPLPNHIRHKIVEMAHHGIRPCVISRQLRVSHGCVSKILCRYQETGSIRPGAIGGSKPKQVTTPDVEKKIEEYKRENAGMFSWEIRDRLLKDGVCDRNTVPSVSSISRILRSKFGKGEEEEAELERKEAEEGDKKAKHSIDGILSERAFTKKAFYTQSTLGDELGKQRGESPLKLTLWLCVDKAPASSSLM, from the exons ATGACCACGCTGGCCGGGGCCGTGCCCAGGATGATGCGTCCCGGAGCCGGGCAGAGCTACCCGCGCGGCGGCTTCCCGTTGGAAG TCTCTACACCTCTCGGCCAGGGCAGAGTCAATCAGCTCGGAGGAGTGTTCATCAACGGACGGCCGCTGCCCAACCATATCCGCCACAAGATCGTGGAGATGGCGCACCACGGCATCCGGCCCTGTGTCATCTCCCGGCAGCTGCGCGTGTCCCACGGCTGCGTCTCCAAGATCCTCTGCCGATACCAGGAGACGGGCTCCATCCGCCCGGGGGCCATCGGCGGCAGCAAACCCAAG CAGGTGACGACGCCGGACGTGGAGAAAAAAATCGAGGAGTACAAACGGGAGAACGCGGGGATGTTCAGCTGGGAGATCCGCGACAGGCTGCTCAAGGACGGCGTCTGCGACCGCAACACTGTGCCCTCAG TGAGCTCCATCAGCCGCATCCTGCGGAGCAAGTTTGGGAAaggcgaggaggaggaggccgAGCTGGAGAGGAAGGAGGCGGAAGAAGGAGACAAGAAGGCGAAGCACAGCATCGACGGCATCCTCAGCGAGAGAG CTTTTACAAAGAAGGCCTTCTATACACAATCTACACTTGGAGATGaacttggaaaacaaagaggGGAGAGTCCATTGAAACTCACACTTTGGCTTTGCGTAGACAAAGCTCCAGCTAGCAGCAGCTTGATGTGA